CGTCACTTTGAGGTGGTGATCCTGCCGGTGGATCGATCAAGGTAATTACCGGATTTCCAAAACCTATCGCGGCTAACAAACCGCTATCCGAATTTTTTTTATCACATTGAATGAAGAAGTATAAGAACAGAAATAAGAACAGAATTTTTATCAATTTATGCAACATAACTTACTTTATCTGAAAAATTTAGGACGGGCTTCTAGTTTATAAAAGTAAAAAGGTTTCGGCAAGAATTATTCTATTGAAAAAATGGTGTATTGAAATGAACGAATCTTCTATAGTCTTGTATTCCACAGAAAAAGAAATCGCGGTTCTACTTTTAAATAGACCCGAAAAAAGAAATGCAATCAGCAAAGAACTTCTTTCCACACTTTACAAAAACATTCTAAAAGCAAAAAAAGAAAAATCCATTCGCGGTCTTGTTATCGGCGGTATCGGTCCTTCCTTTTGTGCAGGAGCGGACTTAAAAGAAAGAACGACCATGTCTCCTAAGGAAGTGAAACGTTTTTTAGAAGATCTTAAAAATTGTTTTTTGGAATTGGAAAATTTTCCATATCCTACGGTTGCCGCTCTGGACGGAGACGCATTCGGAGGAGGTTTGGAGCTTGCACTTTGTTGTGATTTGATTCTTCTTAAAAACGATATTAGAATCGGACTTACAGAAACTCGTTTAGGAATTATTCCTGGAGGAGGAGGAACTCAAAGACTTTCACGTAGAATTGGAATCGCAAAAGCGAAAGAAATGATTTTTACGGGCAAGACAATTGACGCACAAACCGCTTTAGATTTCGGAATCGCAAATTCCATCTGGCACGATTCCTCCCTTCCCGCAGCAAAAATGTTAGCTGAAGAAATCGCATCTCAATGTGCACCAATCGCACTTCAGCTTGCAAAGAAAGCAATTACGGAAGGTTATGGTCAGGACATACGAAAAGCTCTCATAACCGAAAGTAAATACTATAACAATACCTTAAATACGGAAGATCGGTTGGAGGCACTCAAAGCGTTTCAGGAAAAACGAAAACCGATTTTTAAAGGAAAATAAATGATTCTTACTGGAAAAGAAATTCAAAGACGAATCGGCAATGATATTGTAATTACTCCTTATTCAGAAAAACAACTCAATCCAAATTCTTACAATCTAAGACTTCATGAGGAACTTCTAGTATACACCGAACTTCCTCTGGATATGAAAAAACCAAATCCCGCCGAAAAGTTGGTCATTCCTGAATCGGGTCTTTTGTTAAAACCGGGTGTATTGTATCTAGGTAGAACTTTAGAGTTCACCGAAACTCACAATTTAGTACCTATGCTTGAAGGACGATCTTCTATTGGAAGACTGGGAATGCTCGTTCATGTTACTGCAGGATTCGGCGATGTAGGTTTTAAGGGATTTTGGACTTTGGAAATTTCTGTTATCCAGCCTCTTATCGTTTATCCGGGTGTGGAAATTTGTCAGATTTTTTATCATACACTAGAAGGACAAATAACAGAATATACTTCCGGAAAATACCAAGCCAATCGAGGTATTCAAACTTCTATGTTATATAAAGATTTTGAAAAATAGGAATCCTTTCTTTTTTGTTGACTTTATTCGTATTCTTTCCAGAATTTTGTCCGCAAAACACTCTTGGAGAATGGAATGAATAAGTCTAAATTGATCGCAATTTTTTTTGCGTTCGCATTGATTTCAACGCCGGCATTTGCAGGCGAAGAAGATGCAATTCTTGGAAAATGGTGGAATAAGGAAAAAGACGCACAAGTAGACGTACATAAATGCGGAACTAAAATTTGTGGAAAAATCGTCTGGTTAAAAGAGCCTGCTTATCCAGCGGATAGTAAGGAAGGTACTCCGGGTTCTCCAAAAGTAGACGTACATAATAAAGATGAAAATCTTCGTACTCGTCCTATTTTAGGCTTAGTTTTTCTTACCGGTTTTTCCTACGAAGGAGAACAAATTTGGACCGGAGGAAGAGTTTACGATCCAAAAGGTGGTAAAACCTATGACGGTAGACTTACTTTAAGAAATGCTGATACTCTCGATTTAAAAGGCGGCTATAAAGTCGGCTTTATGATGATCGGAAAAGAATCGACTTGGACCAGAGTTAAATAAAATTTCTAAATACTCTATTTTTCCTCTGTTGCAAACTTCAAAACCCTCCTTAGTAGGAGGGTTTTTTATTTAAAGAACTTCTTTTTAATGATAACTAACGTGAGTTCGACATAAGAAAACCAGGGCGAATCCGGCTTGCCACAGGCAACCGGCCGGGCTCTCAGCTCTGGTCAATAAATTGCATACAGGAAACATAATACAACAATCGTATTTAGATTCAATTTATTGACCCTAAAACGCTTTAATAAAAAGCGTTTTGCTGAGTTCAAACGCGACCCTGCAGAGCGACCCTTAGGGAGTGATGCATTGAGTTTCAGGAGAGCGTTTTGCTTTAGTTCATTCATCGATCCCTTTCGCGTTACGCCCTGCTCACGTTAACTATATAATAAAGTACTCAATATTTTGCATTCAAACAGGCTTTTATGATAAAAATTTGTGATACTTCATTATATACATCTGAATAATGAGTAAATGCAAAAGTTGTTTTGTATTTTAATTGAACCATTGTTTTTTCAGATTTATGAGAACAGATTTCTATAAAATTCAAAAAGAATCATTGTTTTCGCACTGATCACAATTTAAGAATAAATTCTTAAATTGTAGGAACTCATACTTTTAGAAAATCTTTTCTGAGCCAGAACTCAAATTAAAATATAGATTTGTGAGCTCCGACAGATTAAGTCGCATAATAAATTTTTAAATATTTATTTTTTGTGACTTAAGTGGGGGTTACCACATTTATTTTTTATGGAAAAATTAGATTTTTATAAAACGAATCCTTACGCCGAATCCACGTTAAGATAAATTGTATTTCGAAATTCAATCTCAGGTTTTAGATACGCCATTTTCAATTTTCCTGAGAATCTTTTT
Above is a genomic segment from Leptospira kirschneri serovar Cynopteri str. 3522 CT containing:
- a CDS encoding DUF2147 domain-containing protein, whose protein sequence is MNKSKLIAIFFAFALISTPAFAGEEDAILGKWWNKEKDAQVDVHKCGTKICGKIVWLKEPAYPADSKEGTPGSPKVDVHNKDENLRTRPILGLVFLTGFSYEGEQIWTGGRVYDPKGGKTYDGRLTLRNADTLDLKGGYKVGFMMIGKESTWTRVK
- a CDS encoding enoyl-CoA hydratase/isomerase family protein, whose translation is MNESSIVLYSTEKEIAVLLLNRPEKRNAISKELLSTLYKNILKAKKEKSIRGLVIGGIGPSFCAGADLKERTTMSPKEVKRFLEDLKNCFLELENFPYPTVAALDGDAFGGGLELALCCDLILLKNDIRIGLTETRLGIIPGGGGTQRLSRRIGIAKAKEMIFTGKTIDAQTALDFGIANSIWHDSSLPAAKMLAEEIASQCAPIALQLAKKAITEGYGQDIRKALITESKYYNNTLNTEDRLEALKAFQEKRKPIFKGK
- the dcd gene encoding dCTP deaminase, coding for MILTGKEIQRRIGNDIVITPYSEKQLNPNSYNLRLHEELLVYTELPLDMKKPNPAEKLVIPESGLLLKPGVLYLGRTLEFTETHNLVPMLEGRSSIGRLGMLVHVTAGFGDVGFKGFWTLEISVIQPLIVYPGVEICQIFYHTLEGQITEYTSGKYQANRGIQTSMLYKDFEK